Below is a window of Impatiens glandulifera chromosome 2, dImpGla2.1, whole genome shotgun sequence DNA.
TAATAAGAATTACTTGGCTCTGCAGATATTGCCTTCTGATAATTCTCCTCCGCCGCCCAAAGATCCTTTTTCACCTTCCATAGAAATATTGCATACTTGTTCAGAGCTTCAGCATCCACAGGATCCACTTTACAAGCCTTCATGAAATACTCTTCCGATCTGAAATTAATCCAATCCAAATTCAATTCTGAGTTCAAATTCAGTTCTtcaataaataatcaaatttaacaCTTTTCTTACCTTTTGTAATCACGGGAGACCAGGTAAAGAAACTGAGCATAATTTGCGAGTAAGAGAGCATTATTCGGATCATGGGCAAGACCCATCTGGTAAAGGATCTCCGTCTGCTTATACTCCTCCTCCGTACTATCCGCCTCAATCTCCGACGTTCCGTTTGGAACTTCCGTCCGATCGCACTTCCCCGATGATTCGCCGTCTCCCTCCGTTCCGTTAGCAACCGGCCGGTATTTTCCGCCGTTGTTTCCTCCGATTGAAGCAGTATTCCCGCTGGAAGAGTGCGAAATCATCGAGAATTTCTTAACCGATGATGAATCGAAGCTGAATTTCTCCTGCTGTTCGTACGCAGGGGATGCGATGATGGCGGCGTTGGCAGACATCGAATGAACGCTGTAATTTGCTAGCAAGATCATAACGTACATCATTAGAGTGGGGGTGTGGGAAAATACTTGCTGAAATAGCCAAACAAATGAGGCGTGCATTTCCTTCTGTACGCGAAGGATTATAACTTGAAGATCTTCGTATAGAAGCTTTTCTCTCATTTGGAGAGTAAAGCTATGGAGCTCACGGATGATGAAAACCATGGAGGAGAACGCCTTCTTCACGGAACAGTAAGctgattcatcttcttcttcttcttcttctcgccACTGCATCTTCCGTTTTATTATCCGTATAGAGTGAGGGAGTTCTATTCTGTTTACCTTATGCTCAATGTTTGCCGGAATGCGTTCCGATGTATTCATCGGATCAGATGAAATCTCCGATCGATCGAATCTAATCGATTCAGATTCAAATTGAGATTGAGATTCTGATTCGGttgttgattcttcttcttgtgACAAGTGGAATCTCGTAACAATCTCTTGGACACGTTTGGAAAATTCATCATCTGAAAATGTATCCAGACTTGCGATGGAAGCTCGTGACAATATTGTTCTCTGTCTTGTACTACTGCGGTGGTTAGAGGCTTCTTTTCTGGAGCGGTGGAGATTCGTTCCCCAAAAGAAAACAGAACTCCGGCGTCTGTGACTGTGAGAAGCTAAGGCTTGCGACGACGACGAAGAAGAAGACGGTGAGTGATGATAAGACTGAGATAAATGCATACATGTCGTAGCAACAATCTTCAtttccatcatcatcatctctcAAGGTTAGAGAGAACTGAGAAATTGATAACAAACAAACAGGAAAATCAGAACAAAGATCTgcagaaagaaagaaaggattGAAAAACGACTTTTATGATTGCTGAGATCTACCGTTAAAAACGCTTATACTTTTCCTTCTATACGTAAAGAACCTGCAATCAAATCAATGAATCAATCACGAAGCCATAGAAGGAAGGTAGCAAGCATCCACACGACACGAATATGCAAACAAGCTCAGGCAGCTTTTGTCTCCGGTGAGGTTATTCCCCAAATTAAACAACGGAGAACGGTTACGGCGGCGATTGACGATTGTCACCGGCGCGGCGGCGAATGAGTGATGTACAGCCTTCTTCACTTATCGTCAAATTGTGACTTGAGAGCGGCGAGTCTAAAAATCTAAGTGGGGGCAGTTTAAATAcgaagaaaatattttaaaaataaaaataaaataaaaaatctctcCAATGCGTGGAGGGAGAGAGGAGAGAATATGGAATCGGGTGCCACGTAGCAATATATATAGACTGGCAATTGTGAGTCAAATAAGTGagttaaatatcttattattattattattattattattattattattattgttatttcctaggaataattaattaaatatcttattattatttataagatgCTAATATCAAGCGTCATTTGTCCCCATATCAATAAAATTCTGTGGTCATTGGCCACCGAACCTCTCGGTGTAGTACagagaaaatgaatatttattttatttataattcggTTTTTATTCTACCAATAAATCTTTATTTCAGATTTTGGAACTTGTACATATTTGGACTACAgtatcttatttttaaataaattattaataatctattaatttaaatcaaatgacAAATATACatgttaacatttttttatagaataatttcatatttaaaaaatatatatatatatattggagagtttttgtttaaaaatattttaaaataacaaaatttgataaatgaatagtatttttttgttatatttatatatattataataattcaaattctgTCTGATTTAGGAATTTGAGAGATAATAAATGCAAAAACTAATGACAATGGTGGGCAAAGGGTAGATAATAATTCAGAGATGTTAAAGTGAAACAAATTAATGAAAGCAGAAGGAATTAGGATGTGTTTGATAGGTATAAATTAATAGTGTTTTAATATGGTGTTTTGttaagattttattattggtataaattatatttctatataatttatatttcatatttagtataaaattgtaactagtTCTCTAAATACAACACTTTtcttataacatttaatttttaatttctcattataatgtttgttaatattatatataacttattattatataatatattaaatatattttatttagttttaatattattattatatttaatatataaaattttaaatagttcaatattttaattaaaaattatttatttatttttataacgataattttattaattattaatttatatatttacttatattatatataataattttattttagtacaattattaataatatttaaattaaataaacatattttatgatttatattataattaattttgtatatgttaattaaatttacatgTATAaccatttataatataataaacaatattatttataatataaataaatataaaataataataataataattaaaattaaaattttaaattaatatttatacaagttATACTACATCCTTGTACTatatatcaaacacaaaattataaaccctatacaacttatattattttttataattcatttcaaACATCAATATATaacctatacaatttatactacctatattatttatacattgttataatttatatctctatacaacttatactaacACACGTACCAAACAcgttatctaaaaatataaatatttttatttttcttttttcagtaAATACTTACATTATAGAAATGCTATATGATTGTTTTGACCATATGCTTTGCTATTAGAAATGGGTGCCTCTTTTATCCTACCACCTTCTAGAAACATGCACGTGCAGTCCCTTAATTTACGttctatgaaaaaaaaaactaatttttatgttatattcaaaataatattcaaaatatttatagttataataataaaaataatctaatttaattgtttaatatttgtaGAAGCCATGGTAAGTGTCACAAAGGCAATTATGCAGCGGAATTTTTCTAACTTTCTGCCCTTGTGCGGCCTGTTTTGCGCACCAAAACAGTCAGCCCAACTCCAACACCGAGGTTAGTTTTTCGCACAGAAACTAACCAGCAAGTTCACAACACAATCAAGAAGTATGCAGAATATGAAAGACACAGAATTACGGGCGAATGCCCAACTTTGAAATATATTCACTCACAAATATGATTACAAAGAAGGCTATAAATCTCAAGGCTGCACACAAAAAGACGCTCACTAGTTGTGGGTATTTCTCTCTACCAAAACTTGACTATTTCGTCTTGTGCAGCTCATGATATATTTATAGCCCTTAAGAATAACAGTAAGAAACTTGGAGACGGAGAAAGCTCTTGGCTAAGTCTTGGCTGAAAACGTCATCCAAGACTTGGCCTTCCGAAATTATAGGGACTTTGACCGGGCCTTCCCGAAATACTCGGTCTCGGCCAGGACTTTGACCGGGCCTTCCCGAAATACTCGGTCTCGGCCAAGACTTCTTCCATCTTTGACTTAACGATGCGCCTTTCTTCGGTCGCCCAGAGGATCGGGACATTATCGGTCCACAACTGGCCCAAGGCCCAATCTCTGGTCGAGGCCTGACCCATGCACAATGATCTGGCCCATGCTGAAACGCTTCGGTCCTCGGTCATCGGTCCTTCTCGGTCGGATGCTTCCGCAAGGCTGACCTTCTCTCGGTCCCTACTTCGGCCAGGCTACCTTCTCTCGGTCCCTGCTTCAGCCAGGCTACCTTCCCTCGGTCCCTGCTCTCTTCTCCACACTTTTCCCACCTTCTGCGCGCACACTCAATGCGCCGGCTGTTGTTACTCTTTCGGCCCTAGGTCGCACGCACACGACCCCCTTCGGCCCGGTCTCGGCACTCCTCATCGTGCCGAGACAAACCCGCATGCTTGCATCGATCTCTCGGTCCTTGTCTTTCAAAACTCGCGCCCCGACAGAATCTTTCGACACTTCGCATATCGCCACTCCGGTGCCCATGCCGCACACCCGCGACATTCTTTTTAGGCACCACTCGGTCCTGGCCTTCCGCAATCAGGCCAAGACCGAGGCCAGCAAGTTACGCTTGTAACACACCACCCCCACCAGACGAAGCCAACGTCCTCGTTGGGGCATGCACTAACCCTGCCTTGCTCAAacacacaaaaattattttctcggTCTTGCTAGCTGAACGCACCTTCAGCTTTCTCATCAGGACCGTGTACTTGTATAATCTGCCCCCTCCTGGGACCGAGGTCTTCCTGCTCGCCTTCAGGAATTTCGCCGCACCCAAGTATCTAGAAAAACATTCATCGGTCCCCTCTGCTGGAAATACCTTTAGCACCCCCATTGAGACCGTATACTTGGCTGCTCTACCCACACACGGAGTAGAGATCTTCCCACTTGCACTTGGGAATTCGAGAACGAAGCCCTTTGAGAGATACCTGCCCATTCTCCCCGGAATATGTGATGGTCGCTGCAGCAGACCCACTTCCATCTTCTTCTCGGTCTTGCCCAGTTTACATACCGAACAAGCCATCAACTTTCCCCGCGGCTGATGTTTAGGGCCCTTCTTGGTTACCTTTTTAGCAACTTTCGAAAATCTAGACCCCACAAGCGTCGGGACCTTAGAACAGGCCGACCCTTGACCCTTTCTGGCTTTCTTCTCCAACCCAGTCGACGCTTCTGCCTCCTTCTCTCCAACACAACTTTCAACTAGCTGCATGGCTGCAAGGCATCCCGacttacttttttttagagATTCATAAGTTTCTTTTATAAATGAGGGATTCTTGGGATCACCAACGAAAATCCCTCCCAAATGAGGCATCACCACCACCATCGCTTGGATCAAAAACTCAAGTCCTAAAATGACTTCATAATCATCTAAAGGGACAGCCATAAACTCGACCTGCCCCTGCCAACTTCCCACCTGGAGATCGGCCTTGGCCATGCCTTTATTTGGCGTGGCTTCAGAATTCACGGCCTTCAGTCGGCCCTTGTGTGGGGACATCACCAATCCCAGCTTCTGAATTTCTCGGTCTGCAACAAAGTTATGAGTGGCCCCTGAATCCACCAGCGCCATCACCTCTCTTCCATTGATACAGACATTCACAAACATCAATCCCAACCCTGGAACCGATTTCTCCGCATGCAAGGCACTCAATAGTTGAATCGGATTAACCCTGGCTTGAAATTCTTCACTAGGTTCCTCATCTTCCTCGGCCAAGAGTGCTGCTACTCTTGCACGCTTTGGACAGTCCTTCATACGGTGGTCGCCATCACAAAGGAAGCACCCCTGGTTGGCCCTGTCCTTGAAAACAAAACTTCCTTTTGTCTCTTTCTTGCTGTAGGATCCCTCAGACTTGGCTGCCTCTTTTCCAAAAGATTTGGCCTTTCCCTTGTCTCTTTGCGTGTGCTTCTTGGCATCAGGGTTCGCACCCCCGATTGCTTTAAAGTCCACTAGGCGATCCGCTGCAGCAACAGCCGAAGGCAAGTTCTTCACATCCTGCCTTCTTAGCTCGGTTTGCGCCCACGGTTGCAAACCCGATACGAAATTAAACAACTTATCCTCTTCAGACATGTCTTTTACATCCAGCATTAAAGAAGTAAAATCCCTAACATACTCCCTGGTCGAGGCACCATGTTTCAAGTTTCGAAGTGCCTCTCTCGCCCTCCAAGATGAGTTTCGAGGCAGAAATTGTTCTTTCAGCTCACCCTTTATGCTTTCCCACGAGTCAATCCTAGCACGATTTGCACTCGTATCATCTGCTACGCGAGCTCTCCACCACAACTTTGCATCCCCCGCAAGGTACATGCTTGTGATGGAAACTTTCTCCTCTTCCGGGATCTTCGCCGCTGCAAAGTAAGTTTCCATGTCCCATAGAAAGTTCTCCAGCTCTTTGGCGCTTCTCACACCACCAAAAGGCTTTGGCTCCGGCACTTTAAATCTAGATGCAGAAACAGGGGCTGTGGCATGGCTGCTGCCAACAGCTTTCTTCAAGAGCCTGATCTCTATGTCGAAGTACTCCAATCTGGACACAAAGTCAGCTTCGGTTACCATCGCTCCCTGGCCAGCCGATTTTGAAGTATCAACCACTCTCTTCAAGAGTTTTATCTCATTCTCGAAGTGTTTCAATCtcgaatctaggttttcttgaGTTACTAGTTGCTCCACTCTGGAATCTAGTTCCTCATCCGTCACCAATTCTTCTAGTCGGGCCTCTAGATCCTCTTCAGTCACTAGAGCCTTCTGACCAACAAACTCTGAAACAGCAGCAATGGAATTTCGCGTGGAGACCCATTCTGTATTCAGGTCGCTGATCTGCGCAAATATGGAGGCCTCCTCTCCATTAGTAGGGACTCCGACCAGCGCTTCCAAGCGCTTTAGCCTTGGCTCCAACTCTAAGGTCAGGCTTCGGGTTTCCCTTCTCTCTGTCATGCTTGATAGAACTcggaaacagggctctgataccacctGTCACAAAGGCAATTATGCAGCGGAATTTTTCTAACTTTCTGCCCTTGTGCGGCCTGTTTTGCGCACCAAAACAGTCAGCCCAACTCCAACACCGAGGTTAGTTTTTCGCACAGAAACTAACCAGCAAGTTCACAACACAATCAAGAAGTATGCAGAATATGAAAGACACAGAATTACGGGCGAATGCCCAACTTTGAAATATATTCACTCACAAATATGATTACAAAGAAGGCTATAAATCTCAAGGCTGCACACAAAAAGACGCTCACTAGTTGTGGGTATTTCTCTCTACCAAAACTTGACTATTTCGTCTTGTGCAGCTCATGATATATTTATAGCCCTTAAGAATAACAGTAAGAAACTTGGAGACGGAGAAAGCTCTTGGCTAAGTCTTGGCTGAAAACGTCATCCAAGACTTGGCCTTCCGAAATTATAGGGACTTTGACCGGGCCTTCCCGAAATACTCGGTCTCGGCCAGGACTTTGACCGGGCCTTCCCGAAATACTCGGTCTCGGCCAAGACTTCTTCCATCTTTGACTTAACGCTGCGCCTTTCTTCGGTCGCCCAGAGGATCGGGACATTATCGGTCCACAACTGGCCCAAGGCCCAATCTCTGGTCGAGGCCTGACCCATGCACAATGATCTGGCCCATGCTGAAACGCTTCGGTCCTCGGTCATCGGTCCTTCTCGGTCGGATGCTTCCGCAAGGCTGACCTTCTCTCGGTCCCTGCTTCGGCCAGGCTACCTTCTCTCGGTCCCTGCTTCAGCCAGGCTACCTTCTCTCGGTCCCTGCTTCAGCC
It encodes the following:
- the LOC124923684 gene encoding uncharacterized protein LOC124923684, whose protein sequence is MMMMEMKIVATTCMHLSQSYHHSPSSSSSSSQALASHSHRRRSSVFFWGTNLHRSRKEASNHRSSTRQRTILSRASIASLDTFSDDEFSKRVQEIVTRFHLSQEEESTTESESQSQFESESIRFDRSEISSDPMNTSERIPANIEHKVNRIELPHSIRIIKRKMQWREEEEEEDESAYCSVKKAFSSMVFIIRELHSFTLQMREKLLYEDLQVIILRVQKEMHASFVWLFQQVFSHTPTLMMYVMILLANYSVHSMSANAAIIASPAYEQQEKFSFDSSSVKKFSMISHSSSGNTASIGGNNGGKYRPVANGTEGDGESSGKCDRTEVPNGTSEIEADSTEEEYKQTEILYQMGLAHDPNNALLLANYAQFLYLVSRDYKRSEEYFMKACKVDPVDAEALNKYAIFLWKVKKDLWAAEENYQKAISAEPSNSYYSANYAHFLWNTGGDETCYLLNE